A genomic segment from Desulfuromonas thiophila encodes:
- the miaA gene encoding tRNA (adenosine(37)-N6)-dimethylallyltransferase MiaA, producing MTTPAPHDLSLPPYDLLVLLGATASGKTRLAVQLAEALDGEIVSADSRQVFRGMDLGSGKDLAEYGSIPYHLIDLVEPTEPFSLFDYVQRARPVIADIRRRGRWPILCGGSGLYLSAIVQGYQLTEAPPDTELRRQLDVLDLAQLRQHLRSLRPQLHNQTDLTERARLIRAIEIATAEQQAETLPVEPPHALVFGLRWPRPLLRQRIAQRLHQRLADGLIDEVAQLQRQGVSWQTLEFYGLEYRFVARHLQGQLDFAELCQQLSQAIGQFAKRQETWFRRMERQGLVIHWLDGQADPFGQLRQKLRSLALITTGPRP from the coding sequence TGGTGCTGCTCGGCGCCACCGCCTCGGGCAAGACGCGCCTGGCCGTGCAACTGGCCGAAGCCCTTGACGGTGAAATCGTTTCAGCCGATTCGCGCCAGGTTTTTCGCGGCATGGATCTCGGTAGCGGCAAGGATCTGGCCGAATACGGCAGCATTCCCTACCACCTCATCGACCTGGTGGAACCCACCGAGCCGTTCAGCCTGTTCGATTATGTCCAGCGGGCGCGGCCGGTCATCGCCGACATCCGCCGGCGCGGCCGCTGGCCGATTCTGTGCGGCGGCAGCGGCCTGTATCTTTCGGCTATCGTTCAGGGTTACCAGCTGACCGAAGCTCCACCCGATACCGAACTGCGGCGCCAACTCGATGTCCTCGACCTGGCTCAGCTGCGCCAACACTTGCGCTCTCTGCGGCCGCAGCTGCACAATCAGACCGACCTGACCGAGCGCGCCCGCCTGATTCGCGCCATTGAGATTGCCACGGCCGAACAGCAGGCCGAAACGCTGCCGGTTGAACCGCCACACGCGCTGGTTTTCGGCCTGCGCTGGCCCCGGCCGCTGTTGCGCCAGCGTATCGCCCAACGCCTGCACCAGCGCTTGGCCGACGGCCTGATCGACGAGGTGGCCCAGCTACAGCGCCAGGGTGTCAGCTGGCAGACTCTGGAATTCTACGGTCTGGAATATCGCTTCGTTGCCCGCCATCTGCAGGGTCAGCTGGATTTTGCCGAGCTGTGCCAGCAGCTCAGCCAGGCCATCGGCCAGTTCGCCAAACGGCAGGAAACCTGGTTTCGCCGTATGGAGCGGCAGGGACTGGTCATTCACTGGCTCGACGGCCAGGCCGACCCCTTTGGCCAATTGCGCCAAAAACTGCGCTCACTCGCTCTGATCACCACGGGCCCTCGGCCATGA